CACATGTGTATCCCGTTATCGTAACTGCAACTTATGCCGATGCCCGGCCCGTATATCTCCGTCAGGCCGTATATATCGTACAACTCAACGCCGAGATCGTCCGCTATCCTCTTCCTCATCTTATCTCCCCAGCGTTCCGACCCTATCACTCCCTTTCTGAGGCTTATCTTGTCTTTTATGCCGCGCTTTTTGATCTCTTCCGACAGAAGCAGGGCATACGATGACGTTGATCCCAGGACCGTGCTGTGAAGGTCCGTCATCATCTTGATCTGTTTTTCCGTGTTCCCGGGCCCCATGGGGATCACCATCGCGCCGAGCTTCTCCGCGCCGTACTGGAACCCTATTCCAGCCGTCCATAACCCATATCCCGGAGTCACCTGTACAATGTCCTCGGAATTCAACCCCGCCATCCTGTAGCAGCGTTCGAACATAGTTCCCCAATCTTCGACATCCTTCTTTGTGTATGGTATTATGACCGGGACGCCCGTCGTCCCCGATGATGAATGTATCCTCACGATCTCTTTTTCTGGCACGGCGCTGAGCCCGAGAGGGTACGCGTCGCGAAGCTCTTCTTTTTCAGTAAACGGGAGTTTCTCAAAATCCTCCTGCGTATTCACCTTTGAAAGGTCTATCTTTTTGAATTTCTTTCCGTAGAAAGGACTTTTCTCCTTTATCGTTGATAACATGTTCGTTATCTTTTCCATTTGGTAATCGTTCATTTTCATGGGGATGCCTCTTGTGTGAATATACAAATCAA
This sequence is a window from Candidatus Methanoplasma cognatum. Protein-coding genes within it:
- a CDS encoding phenylacetate--CoA ligase; the encoded protein is MKMNDYQMEKITNMLSTIKEKSPFYGKKFKKIDLSKVNTQEDFEKLPFTEKEELRDAYPLGLSAVPEKEIVRIHSSSGTTGVPVIIPYTKKDVEDWGTMFERCYRMAGLNSEDIVQVTPGYGLWTAGIGFQYGAEKLGAMVIPMGPGNTEKQIKMMTDLHSTVLGSTSSYALLLSEEIKKRGIKDKISLRKGVIGSERWGDKMRKRIADDLGVELYDIYGLTEIYGPGIGISCSYDNGIHMWDDYLYFETIDPKTGKVLPDGQVGELVITTLLKEGAPLIRYRTHDLTRIMTGDCPCGSRYPRIDIITGRTDDMVKVKGTNIFPAQFDGVLSKMEDVESEYQVMIDHLEGKDIITVFFETKLPEEKRPALEKETAKRLKETIGVMVIPKAVNIGDLPRSEKKTNRIFDNRY